GCGACGGACGGGACGGCGCGCATCGCGGGCCACGACATCTTCGCGGAGCCGCTCGCCGCGCGGCGCGCGATCGGATACCTGCCCGAGACGCCGCCGCTCTATCCGGAGATGCGCGTCGAGGCCTACGTGGCGCACGTCGCGGCGCTGAAGGACGTGCCGCGCGCGGAGCGGCGCGCTGCGGTCGATCGCGCGCTCGTGCGCTGCGGCCTCGCCGACGTGCGCCGCCGCGTGATCGGCGACCTGTCGAAGGGCTACCGCCAGCGCGTCGGGCTCGCGCAGGCCATCGTGCACGACCCGCCGGTGCTCGTGCTCGACGAGCCGACGGTCGGCCTCGACCCGATCCAGATCCGCGAGATCCGCGCGCTCATCGCCGAGCTCGCCGCGCCGCGCGACGGCGAGCCGCGCCACACGGTCCTGCTCTCGACGCACATCCTCCCCGAGGTCCAGGCGATCTGCAGCCGCGTGATCCTGATCCACCGCGGGCGCAAGGTCGTCGACCAGTCGCTCGCGAGCCTCGTCGCGGGCGGCCAGAGCCTCGAGCAGGTGTTCGGCCGCGTGACGGCGGGGGATGCGGACGCCGCAGGCGACGCGCCCGTCGCGGGAGGAGCCTCGTCGTGAAGCACGTCGGCGCGATCGCGAGCCGCGAGCTGCGCTCGTTCTTCGTCTCGCCCGTCGCCTACGTCGTGCTCGCGATGTGGGCGCTGCTCGCGGCGGTCTTCTTCCTCGCGAGCGTGGTCACGTTCGACACCGAGATCGTGCGCGCCCAGCAGTACGGCGTCGCCGAGCAGCTCGAGATGCTGAACCTGAACGACCACGTGATCGCGCCGTTCCTGTACTCGATGTGGTTCATCGTCGTGTTCGCGCTGCCCGCGGTGACGATGGGGCTGTTCGCGTCGGAGAAGGCGAACGGCACGGAGGAGCTCCTGCTCACGAGCCCGCTCACCGTGTGGGAGATCGTGCTCGGCAAGTTCCTCGCCGCGACGGGGTTCGTCGTGGTGCTGACGCTCGTCGCGGGCTTCTTCCCGGCCGTGCTGTTCGTGTACGGCGACCCGGAGGTCGGGAAGACGAGCGCCGGGCTGCTCGGCCTGTTCCTCGTGAGCGTCGCCTACGTGGCCGTCGGCGCGTTCACCTCGTCGCTCACGCGCAACCAGCTGATCGCGTTCGTGCTGACGCTCGCGCTGCTGCTCGTCGTCGGGCTCATGCTCCCGCCGCTCGTCGGCTTCGCGCTCGCGAGCGACGCGGTCGGCTCCGAGTCGGGGCTCGTCGCGGTGATGCGATGGGTCGGGACGATGGAGCACTTCGATCGCCTCGTGAGCGGCCTCGTCGAGACGCGCGACATCGCCTACTTCGGCGTCGTCGTCGGCATCTTCCTCGTGCTCACGAAGACGGCCGTCGAGTCGGTGAGGTGGCGCTGAGATGACCGGCATCGCGGCGCTGCTCGGCGGGCTCGGGCTCGTCTTCTTCGGCTTCGGGCTGATCCAGTTCGTCATCTGGATCTTCCAGCCGTTCACGAACCCGCTGTGGCTGTGGCTCCACCTCGGCGTCGGCGCCGCGCTCCTCGTCGCCGCGGTCGGGACGAGCCTCGACGCGCTGCGCGAGCGCATGCGCTCGGGCGAAGGGCGCCGCGCCGGGCGCTACGGGACGAGTGCGCTGCTCCAGGCCGCACTGCTCGTCGCGATCCTGTGCGGGCTCGCCTTCCTCGCGGAGCGCTACTCGAAGCGCTTCGACTGGACGGAGCAGCGCGTGCACACGCTCTCCGACCAGACGCAGAAGGTGCTCGACGGGCTCGAGGGCGAGCTCTCGATGGTCGGCTTCTTCGATCCCTTCGAGCAGCCGCTGCACCGGCAGATCGTCGAGCGCTACGCGGCGGCGAGCCCGCGCGTGAAGATCGAGTTCGCCGACCCGAACGCGCGCCCCGACCTCGTGGAGTCGTTCGGCCTCCAGGCGGCCGACCTCGCGCGCGGCATGCTCCACGTCTCGTACGGCGGCGGCGCCGTCGACGTGAGCGATCTCGAGGAGGACGAGATCACGAACGCGATCGTCAAGCTCGTGCGCGGGGGCGGCAAGAAGGTCTACTTCCTGACGGGCCACAACGAGCGGCGCGCGATCGGCGACGGCGCGGACGAGCCCGACGGCATGTCGCGCGCGGCCGCCGCGCTGCGCAACGAGACGTACACGACCGAGAACCTGCTGCTCGGCCAGACGGGCGACGTGCCCGCGGACGCCGACGTCGTCGTCGTCGCGGGGCCGACGCGGCCGCTGCTCGACGTCGAGCTCGACGCGCTCCGGCGCTGGGTCGCGGGCGGCGGCGCGCTCGTCGCGATGATCGACCCGCGCGCGAACACGAACTTCGGCGCGCTGCTCGGCGAGCTCGGCGTCGCAGTCGGCGACGACGTCGTCTTCGACCGCTCGCTCGCGCTCTTCGGGCGCGCGACGAGCCCGTTCGCGGCGAGCTACGCGCCCGACCACCCGATCACGAAGGGCTTCCAGGAGACGTCGCTCTTCCACATGGCGCGCTCGGTCGCGCCCGAGCCGGGCGTCGCGGGACTCGTGCCCCTCGTGAAGACGGGCGAGGCCTCGTGGGCCGAGACGAACCTCGCGAAGTGGGAGGACGAGGGCGTCGCGGGCTTCGAGCCCGAGAGCGACACGCTCGGGCCCGTCTCGCTCGCGGTCGCCGGCGTGCCGCGCATCGACGGCGCGCCGGAGCACGACCCGCGCCTCGTCGCCTTCGGCGACTCGAACTTCGCGACCAACGAGCTCGTCGACAGCTACTTGAACCGCGACCTCTTCGTGAACTCCGTGGCGTGGGCGATGGGCGAGGTCGAGCACATCGCGGTGCGCCCGCACAAGGCGCGCGCGTCGCGGCTCTCGCTCTCGGCCGAGCAGTTCTCGGTCGTGCAGATGCTCTCGCTCTTCGTGCTGCCCGAGGCGATCGCCGTCGCCGGCGTGCTCGCCTGGTGGACGCGGCGCAAGCGCGGCACACAGTAGGCGGCGCGCCCCGTGAACCCGCGCACGACCTGGATCCTCGCCTTCGTCGCCGCGGCGCTCGGCGCGTTCATCTGGCTCTACGAGATCCGCGGCGAGGCCGACCGCTCGGCGGCGCAGGCCGCCGCGAAGCGGATCTTCGTCGGCGTCGAGCCCGACGACGTCGACTGGGTCGAGCTGCGCACGCGCGACGGCGTCGACGCGCGCCTCGAGCGCGACGCCTCGGCGCGCTGGCGGCTCGTGCGTCCGCTCGACTTCCCGGCCGACGAGCCCACGGCCGACGGCATCGCGAGCGCGCTCGCCGAGCTCGATCCGATCGCCGACATCGCGACGCCCCAGGCGCCCGAGGTCTACGGGCTCGGCGACGCCGCGCACGTCGTGCGCTTCGGCGCGAAGGGCGCGGAGCACGCGCTGCGGGTCGGGCGCGATGCGCCGGTCGGCGCGGCGCGCTATGCCGCGCGCGACGGCGACGCCCGGGTGTTCACCGTCGCGTCGTGGCGGGCGAACGCCTTCGACAAGGATCTCGCGGCGCTGCGCGACGCGCGCGTGCTCGCCTTCGATCGCGAGCGCGTGGGCGCCCTCACCGCGCGCTGGCCGGGCGGCGAGGTCGCGCTCGCGAAGCGCGACGGCGCGTGGCGCGTGACCGCACCGCTCGATGCGCCCGCCGACTCCGACCGCGTCGCCGACCTGCTCTCGGATCTCTCCTACCTGCGCGCCGAGGGCTTCGTCGACGCGCCGGGCGAGGCCGAGCGCGCGACGCTCGACCCGCCCGCGTATGCGATCGAGCTCGAGCTCGCGGCGACGGACGCGGGCGACGCGGACGACGCGCCCGCCGCCCGCGACGTGCTGCAGCTCGCGATCGGGGGCGAGATCGACGGCGCACGCCTCGTGCGCACCGCCGGCACGACGCTCTTCCGCGTCGGCGCCGACCGCCTGGACGACTTTCCGCGCCGCGTCGTCGACTACCGCGACCGCACGCTCGCGCGCTTCGCGATCGGAGACGCCGAGCGGCTCGAGATCGCCTTCCACGACGACGGCGAGGGCGGCGACGCCGCGTCGGGGCCGGGCACGTTCGCGTTCGAGGCGCACCGCGAGGCGGGGGCGTGGACCTCGACGCCGCCGCTCCGCGAAGGCATGGCGAGCGCGCTCGTCGCGTCGCTCTCGCAGCTCGTCGCGGAGGACGTGGACGCCGAGTGGATCGGCGACGAGGAGCGGGCCGCCCTCGGCCTCGCGCCTCCGCGCGTCGAGCTGCGCGTGGTCGGCGCGGTGCCCGAGGGCGGGGGCGAGGCACCCGTGCTCGCCGACGTCTCGCTCGGGCGCGCCGCGCCTTCGCGCGGCGTCGCCGCGACGGCGGCCGGGCGCGACGAGCTCTTCCGGCTCGCGCCGCGCGCCGCCGACGACCTTCCCGTGTCGCGCGCCGCGTTCGAGGAGCGCTTCGTCGCGCCGCCCGAAGCGCCGTCCGGCGATGCGGCGCCGGCGCCCCCGGAGCCGGCGCCGGCGCCGGCGGATGGCGCGCCCGGCGTCGCGGCTCCTCGTTAGGCGACGACGCCGCGGTCCGCGGCGCGCGCGTCAGACGTCCGCGTCGCGGGCGGCGTCGTCCTTGGCGAGAGC
This genomic interval from Myxococcota bacterium contains the following:
- a CDS encoding ABC transporter permease, with the translated sequence MKHVGAIASRELRSFFVSPVAYVVLAMWALLAAVFFLASVVTFDTEIVRAQQYGVAEQLEMLNLNDHVIAPFLYSMWFIVVFALPAVTMGLFASEKANGTEELLLTSPLTVWEIVLGKFLAATGFVVVLTLVAGFFPAVLFVYGDPEVGKTSAGLLGLFLVSVAYVAVGAFTSSLTRNQLIAFVLTLALLLVVGLMLPPLVGFALASDAVGSESGLVAVMRWVGTMEHFDRLVSGLVETRDIAYFGVVVGIFLVLTKTAVESVRWR
- a CDS encoding GldG family protein, encoding MTGIAALLGGLGLVFFGFGLIQFVIWIFQPFTNPLWLWLHLGVGAALLVAAVGTSLDALRERMRSGEGRRAGRYGTSALLQAALLVAILCGLAFLAERYSKRFDWTEQRVHTLSDQTQKVLDGLEGELSMVGFFDPFEQPLHRQIVERYAAASPRVKIEFADPNARPDLVESFGLQAADLARGMLHVSYGGGAVDVSDLEEDEITNAIVKLVRGGGKKVYFLTGHNERRAIGDGADEPDGMSRAAAALRNETYTTENLLLGQTGDVPADADVVVVAGPTRPLLDVELDALRRWVAGGGALVAMIDPRANTNFGALLGELGVAVGDDVVFDRSLALFGRATSPFAASYAPDHPITKGFQETSLFHMARSVAPEPGVAGLVPLVKTGEASWAETNLAKWEDEGVAGFEPESDTLGPVSLAVAGVPRIDGAPEHDPRLVAFGDSNFATNELVDSYLNRDLFVNSVAWAMGEVEHIAVRPHKARASRLSLSAEQFSVVQMLSLFVLPEAIAVAGVLAWWTRRKRGTQ
- a CDS encoding DUF4340 domain-containing protein; the protein is MNPRTTWILAFVAAALGAFIWLYEIRGEADRSAAQAAAKRIFVGVEPDDVDWVELRTRDGVDARLERDASARWRLVRPLDFPADEPTADGIASALAELDPIADIATPQAPEVYGLGDAAHVVRFGAKGAEHALRVGRDAPVGAARYAARDGDARVFTVASWRANAFDKDLAALRDARVLAFDRERVGALTARWPGGEVALAKRDGAWRVTAPLDAPADSDRVADLLSDLSYLRAEGFVDAPGEAERATLDPPAYAIELELAATDAGDADDAPAARDVLQLAIGGEIDGARLVRTAGTTLFRVGADRLDDFPRRVVDYRDRTLARFAIGDAERLEIAFHDDGEGGDAASGPGTFAFEAHREAGAWTSTPPLREGMASALVASLSQLVAEDVDAEWIGDEERAALGLAPPRVELRVVGAVPEGGGEAPVLADVSLGRAAPSRGVAATAAGRDELFRLAPRAADDLPVSRAAFEERFVAPPEAPSGDAAPAPPEPAPAPADGAPGVAAPR